In one window of Oscillatoria sp. FACHB-1407 DNA:
- a CDS encoding anthranilate synthase component II has protein sequence MILVIDNYDSFTYNLVQYLGELGRELPVAGDIRVYRNDQITLDDIRQMKPDGIVISPGPGRPEEAGISTTVIEALGTTTPVLGVCLGHQGIGHVFGGKITSAPELMHGKTSQIHHNGEGVFAGLDTPITATRYHSLVIDRETCPAVLEITAWVDDGTIMAVRHRDYPHVQGVQFHPESIFTNLGKSLLKNFLLTISDRTLASVA, from the coding sequence ATGATTCTCGTTATCGATAACTACGACAGCTTCACGTATAACCTGGTGCAGTATTTAGGCGAGTTGGGGCGTGAGTTGCCCGTTGCAGGAGACATTCGCGTTTATCGCAATGATCAAATCACACTGGATGATATCCGCCAGATGAAACCAGATGGCATTGTGATTTCCCCCGGTCCCGGTCGTCCCGAAGAGGCAGGCATCTCTACGACTGTGATTGAGGCTCTTGGCACGACAACACCTGTTTTGGGAGTTTGTTTGGGACATCAGGGGATTGGGCATGTGTTTGGTGGCAAGATTACCTCGGCACCCGAGTTGATGCATGGCAAAACCTCCCAGATCCATCACAACGGTGAAGGAGTATTTGCTGGACTCGATACTCCGATTACGGCGACTCGTTATCACAGCCTGGTGATCGATCGCGAGACATGCCCAGCGGTGCTTGAAATTACAGCCTGGGTAGATGACGGCACGATTATGGCAGTGCGCCATCGCGACTATCCCCATGTCCAGGGGGTGCAGTTTCATCCAGAAAGCATTTTTACCAATTTGGGTAAGTCGTTGCTGAAAAACTTTTTGCTCACCATTAGCGATCGCACCTTGGCATCCGTTGCTTAA
- a CDS encoding MBL fold metallo-hydrolase, which translates to MKRRQFIRYAGAGLLASTGLGTVASQTAQAQSGSSVSIQWLGHTCFLFTGDGRRILVNPFRTIGCTAGYRTPNVAADLVMISSRLFDEGVTEGLPGNPRVLAEPGVYEYRGLQIQGIRMDHDRIGGRRFGQNVAWRWTQGGLTILHLGGAASPITVEQQILMGRPDVVLVPVGGGPKAYTPQEARQAIQSLNPRIVIPTHYRTQAADANACDIGSLDEFLALLPDSPVRRNGDSVSLRRADLPETGSKIEIFSYRF; encoded by the coding sequence ATGAAACGACGACAGTTTATTCGGTACGCTGGGGCGGGTCTGTTAGCAAGCACAGGGCTTGGCACTGTTGCCTCGCAAACGGCTCAGGCTCAGAGTGGTAGCTCGGTTTCGATTCAATGGCTGGGGCATACCTGCTTCTTGTTTACAGGCGACGGACGGCGCATTCTGGTCAATCCCTTCCGCACGATTGGTTGCACCGCTGGCTATCGCACTCCTAACGTTGCGGCTGATTTAGTCATGATCAGCAGTCGTCTGTTTGATGAAGGCGTGACCGAAGGGTTACCGGGCAATCCCAGAGTCCTGGCAGAACCCGGAGTCTATGAGTATCGGGGATTGCAAATCCAGGGCATTCGCATGGATCACGATCGCATCGGTGGGCGGCGATTTGGACAAAATGTGGCATGGCGATGGACTCAGGGAGGGTTGACCATCCTGCATTTGGGAGGTGCGGCGTCTCCTATTACCGTTGAGCAACAAATTCTCATGGGTCGTCCCGATGTGGTGCTGGTTCCGGTTGGGGGTGGACCAAAAGCCTACACGCCACAAGAAGCCCGACAAGCGATTCAATCGCTGAATCCCAGAATTGTGATTCCCACTCACTATCGCACCCAAGCAGCGGATGCCAATGCCTGCGATATCGGGTCGTTGGATGAGTTCCTGGCACTCCTGCCCGACTCCCCCGTGCGGCGGAATGGCGATTCAGTATCGTTGCGACGAGCCGACCTGCCCGAAACAGGCTCGAAGATTGAAATTTTTAGCTACAGGTTTTAA
- a CDS encoding aminopeptidase P N-terminal domain-containing protein yields MHTEYAQRRETLMSKIGKGTAIFRSAPMAVMHNDVEYNFRQDSDFFYLTGFNEPSAVAVLAPHHEEHRFILFVQPKDPERETWTGYRVGVEAAKEQFGADVVYPIGELDEKLPQYLEKADRIFYRLGRDRSFNDTVLRHWQQLMRTYPKRGTGPVALEDPAPTLHALRQIKSASELELMRTAAAIAVDAHNRARAFAQPGRYEYEVQAEIEHTFRLRGASGPAYPSIVASGANACILHYTENTRQMQANELLLIDAGCAYGYYNSDITRTFPVSGRFTAEQKALYEIVLEAQLQAIAQVHPGNPYSQIHETAVRVIVEGLLDLGLLQGDIEEIIKEEKYKPFYMHKTGHWLGLDVHDVGIYQHGETAHTLEPGQITTVEPGIYIAPDIKPAEGQPEVDARWRGIGIRIEDDLLVTSTGHENLTDAVPKAIADLEHQGV; encoded by the coding sequence ATGCACACCGAGTATGCTCAACGTCGTGAAACCCTGATGTCAAAGATTGGCAAGGGAACAGCGATCTTTCGCAGTGCCCCAATGGCAGTCATGCACAACGATGTTGAGTACAACTTTCGGCAGGATAGTGACTTCTTTTATCTGACAGGGTTTAACGAACCCAGTGCGGTGGCGGTGCTGGCTCCGCACCATGAAGAACATCGCTTCATTCTGTTTGTGCAACCCAAAGACCCCGAACGGGAAACCTGGACGGGCTATCGGGTCGGTGTGGAGGCAGCCAAAGAGCAGTTTGGAGCAGATGTGGTCTATCCCATTGGCGAACTGGATGAGAAACTGCCGCAATACCTCGAAAAAGCCGATCGCATCTTTTATCGATTGGGGCGCGATCGCTCCTTTAATGACACGGTTTTGCGACACTGGCAGCAGTTGATGCGGACTTATCCCAAACGCGGAACAGGTCCCGTTGCGCTGGAAGATCCCGCCCCAACGCTGCACGCCCTGCGTCAGATCAAAAGTGCCAGTGAACTGGAACTGATGCGAACCGCAGCGGCGATCGCCGTTGATGCTCACAATCGAGCGCGAGCCTTTGCCCAACCCGGACGATACGAGTACGAGGTGCAAGCGGAGATCGAGCACACCTTCCGCTTGCGAGGAGCCTCTGGACCTGCCTATCCCTCGATCGTCGCATCAGGAGCCAATGCCTGCATCCTGCACTACACCGAAAATACGCGGCAAATGCAGGCGAATGAGTTGCTGCTAATCGATGCCGGATGCGCCTATGGCTACTACAACTCCGACATCACCCGCACCTTTCCGGTGAGTGGTCGCTTTACCGCTGAGCAAAAAGCGTTGTATGAGATTGTGCTAGAAGCCCAATTGCAGGCGATCGCCCAGGTGCATCCCGGCAACCCCTATAGCCAGATCCATGAGACGGCAGTGCGCGTCATCGTCGAGGGATTGCTGGATCTGGGACTGTTGCAGGGCGACATCGAAGAGATTATCAAGGAAGAAAAATACAAGCCCTTTTACATGCACAAAACCGGGCACTGGTTAGGCTTGGATGTTCACGATGTCGGTATCTATCAACACGGAGAAACAGCCCACACCCTGGAACCAGGGCAGATTACCACGGTTGAACCCGGCATCTATATTGCCCCAGACATTAAGCCTGCTGAGGGACAACCCGAAGTTGATGCTCGTTGGCGTGGCATCGGCATTCGGATCGAAGATGACCTGTTGGTGACATCGACCGGGCATGAAAATTTAACTGATGCTGTTCCTAAGGCGATCGCCGACCTGGAACACCAGGGTGTGTAG
- a CDS encoding diguanylate cyclase domain-containing protein: MQFRWSKCLNRLSLQTVLIVPFVVQVIAVVGVVGYLSFKNGQSAVNNLASQLRRELTARILQQLQATVERPHVINQINANSLLQNDLNILTGQGEYQLWQQAKVFPSTNLIYCGSEEDGAFLGVGRSDGGIGDALIVQTSNASTDYYFRYYDIDPTGRRGLLRSKGNRRYDPRSRPWYRAAEAIGKPTWSEVYLDFDVMLPTITAAIPVYNRENGQLSAVCATDIILSEELNHFLRNLEIGQSGIAFIAEPDSSLIASSTIEPITLGRGENTELLPGNQSSNPLIRAATHYLSDRFGGFSNISTTQATFMLEDKRQFLEVVRFNDGHGLDWIVVLVIPESDFMEQIHENTRMTLLSCVVALLVAILIGLITTQWLTRPLLQLNTTAKEIAQGKWEKVVELERTDEIGELSRAFASMVYQLRAAFTNLEERVEERTTELIRLNQELHRLAQVDGLTQIANRRQFDVYLDKEWQRSIREQQPLTLILCDVDYFKRYNDTYGHQAGDRCLQKIAHMLTQTVKRPADLVARYGGEEFAIILPNTDENGAIYVAHKIQMALQALQIPHQSSEKGYITISMGMATMTPITGEIYQSLILSADRALYLAKAEGRDQFCIGKHEEG, from the coding sequence ATGCAATTTCGATGGTCAAAATGTCTGAATCGGCTTTCGCTGCAAACGGTTCTCATTGTTCCATTTGTAGTGCAGGTCATTGCTGTTGTTGGAGTAGTGGGCTATCTCTCCTTCAAGAACGGACAATCGGCTGTCAATAACCTGGCATCACAACTCCGTCGAGAACTGACCGCCCGTATTCTTCAGCAATTACAAGCGACGGTAGAACGTCCCCATGTGATTAACCAGATCAATGCAAACTCACTCTTGCAAAATGATCTCAATATTTTGACAGGTCAGGGAGAATATCAGCTCTGGCAACAGGCAAAGGTTTTTCCATCGACTAACCTGATCTATTGCGGCAGTGAAGAAGATGGTGCATTTTTAGGGGTGGGGCGATCGGACGGAGGAATTGGGGATGCTTTGATTGTGCAGACGTCAAACGCCAGTACCGATTATTACTTTCGCTATTACGACATTGACCCAACCGGACGACGGGGATTGCTCCGCAGCAAAGGCAACCGCAGATATGATCCGCGATCGCGCCCCTGGTATCGAGCAGCAGAAGCTATAGGCAAACCGACCTGGAGTGAGGTCTACCTCGACTTTGATGTAATGTTGCCGACCATAACAGCGGCTATTCCGGTTTATAACCGTGAAAATGGGCAACTCTCGGCGGTGTGTGCGACCGATATTATTCTGTCGGAAGAACTCAATCACTTCTTGAGAAACCTGGAGATTGGTCAATCTGGAATCGCCTTCATTGCTGAACCGGATAGCTCGTTGATTGCCAGTTCGACCATTGAACCGATCACGCTGGGCAGAGGCGAAAATACTGAGTTACTGCCCGGTAATCAGAGCAGTAATCCCTTAATTCGTGCGGCAACTCACTATCTAAGCGATCGCTTTGGTGGCTTTAGCAATATCTCAACGACTCAAGCAACCTTTATGTTGGAGGATAAACGGCAATTTTTAGAAGTTGTCCGGTTTAACGATGGACATGGGTTGGATTGGATTGTCGTTCTCGTCATCCCCGAAAGCGATTTCATGGAGCAAATTCATGAAAATACGCGAATGACCCTTTTGTCGTGTGTTGTCGCTTTGCTCGTTGCAATTTTGATTGGACTCATCACAACTCAATGGCTCACCCGTCCTCTGCTGCAACTCAACACCACTGCCAAGGAGATCGCTCAGGGCAAATGGGAAAAAGTAGTTGAACTGGAGCGCACCGATGAGATCGGGGAGTTATCCCGTGCTTTTGCCAGTATGGTTTATCAACTGAGAGCAGCGTTTACAAACCTGGAAGAACGGGTTGAAGAACGAACGACCGAGCTAATTCGGTTAAATCAGGAATTGCACCGTCTCGCTCAAGTCGATGGCTTGACCCAGATTGCCAATCGGCGACAGTTTGACGTTTATCTCGATAAGGAATGGCAACGATCCATTCGAGAACAGCAACCACTGACGTTGATATTGTGTGATGTTGACTATTTCAAACGATATAACGATACCTATGGGCACCAAGCGGGCGATCGCTGCCTTCAAAAAATTGCCCATATGCTGACTCAGACTGTTAAGCGTCCGGCGGATTTGGTAGCTCGCTATGGCGGTGAGGAATTTGCCATTATCCTGCCCAACACGGATGAAAACGGAGCGATCTATGTCGCTCACAAGATTCAGATGGCTCTGCAAGCACTACAAATCCCACACCAGTCATCTGAGAAGGGCTACATCACGATCAGCATGGGTATGGCTACGATGACACCTATCACAGGTGAAATTTATCAATCCCTGATTTTATCGGCAGATCGCGCTTTGTATTTGGCGAAAGCTGAGGGGCGAGATCAGTTTTGTATTGGTAAGCACGAGGAGGGGTAG